A single region of the Microlunatus panaciterrae genome encodes:
- a CDS encoding N-acyl-D-amino-acid deacylase family protein codes for MSPGPDPSHLVPVDCVVILAGGTVVDGIADQGRRADLEIVPGRSGQPGRIGRIGELDPAPDDVVIDCTDRLLLPGLIDAHSHADAQVFSSDVALALLRQGVTSVIAGQDGVSFAPGDGRYARDYFAAINGAHPGYTGGGVAELLAGYDETTPVNVAYLVPAGTVRHLVMADHRGRPDAAQLAAMQDHIRRGLAEGAVGMSTGLDYVPGCFADTAELTALCAPVAAAGGVYVTHMRGGYEDNAAAGVDEVVEICRGSRVRAHISHFHARPELITGLVEQALRAGVDLTFDSYPYSRGCSMLGMLMLPPDLMQDGFEAAVEQLSKPEVQDKIIADWIPIMAARADMGPGWADNITLAHIAAPEFAWAHGLSLSQAARRQHLSPAQLGVRVMAASRLEVGVVMGVPQERTDDQMALHLNHRAHMGGSDGIFLGQRPHPRGWGSFARYLSVFTVDRGDLTWAQVAQRFGRAPADRFGLAGRGSLVSGAAADVIVVDPARVRSNASYDRPRALADGIDDVFVNGRQVLGGGELTGIMAGLGLRHHAAQPTGAGLGRRPVEPEPGPVPRPSEEPS; via the coding sequence ATGAGCCCAGGCCCTGATCCGTCCCACCTCGTCCCCGTCGACTGTGTCGTCATCCTGGCCGGCGGCACGGTCGTCGACGGCATCGCTGACCAGGGGCGTCGTGCCGACCTGGAGATCGTCCCCGGCCGTTCCGGCCAGCCAGGCCGGATCGGCCGGATCGGCGAGCTCGACCCGGCACCGGACGACGTCGTGATCGACTGCACCGACCGTCTGCTGCTGCCGGGTCTGATCGACGCGCACTCGCACGCCGACGCCCAGGTCTTCAGCTCCGACGTCGCCTTGGCGCTGTTGCGCCAGGGGGTGACCTCGGTGATCGCCGGCCAGGACGGGGTCTCGTTCGCCCCCGGGGACGGCCGCTACGCCCGGGACTACTTCGCTGCCATCAATGGAGCCCACCCCGGCTACACCGGCGGCGGCGTGGCGGAGCTGCTGGCCGGCTATGACGAGACCACACCGGTCAACGTGGCCTACCTGGTCCCGGCCGGAACGGTCCGTCACCTGGTGATGGCCGACCATCGCGGCCGGCCGGACGCCGCGCAGCTGGCGGCCATGCAGGACCACATCCGGCGAGGCCTGGCCGAGGGCGCGGTAGGGATGTCCACCGGGTTGGACTACGTGCCCGGCTGCTTCGCGGACACGGCCGAGCTGACCGCGCTCTGCGCACCGGTGGCCGCCGCCGGCGGGGTCTACGTCACCCACATGCGCGGCGGCTACGAGGACAACGCCGCCGCCGGTGTGGACGAGGTGGTCGAGATCTGTCGCGGCAGCCGCGTCCGCGCGCACATCTCGCACTTCCACGCCCGGCCGGAGTTGATCACCGGACTGGTCGAGCAGGCCCTGCGGGCCGGGGTCGACCTGACCTTCGATTCCTACCCGTACTCGCGTGGCTGCAGCATGCTCGGGATGCTGATGCTGCCCCCCGACCTGATGCAGGACGGGTTCGAGGCAGCGGTCGAACAGCTGTCAAAGCCCGAGGTCCAGGACAAGATCATCGCCGACTGGATCCCGATCATGGCGGCACGGGCCGACATGGGGCCCGGATGGGCTGACAACATCACCTTGGCGCACATCGCCGCCCCCGAGTTCGCCTGGGCCCATGGGCTCAGCCTCAGCCAGGCGGCACGCCGGCAGCACCTCAGCCCGGCGCAGCTGGGCGTACGGGTGATGGCCGCGTCGCGGCTGGAGGTGGGTGTGGTGATGGGAGTTCCGCAGGAACGGACCGACGACCAGATGGCCCTGCACCTGAACCACCGCGCCCACATGGGCGGTTCGGACGGGATCTTCCTCGGCCAGCGGCCGCATCCCCGCGGTTGGGGCAGTTTCGCCCGCTACCTGTCGGTGTTCACCGTCGATCGGGGCGACCTCACCTGGGCCCAGGTGGCCCAGCGCTTCGGCCGGGCTCCTGCCGACCGGTTCGGGCTGGCCGGTCGTGGGTCACTCGTCTCGGGTGCTGCGGCGGATGTGATCGTCGTTGACCCGGCACGGGTCCGGTCGAACGCCAGCTACGACCGCCCGCGGGCGCTGGCGGACGGCATCGACGACGTCTTCGTCAACGGCCGGCAGGTGCTGGGCGGCGGTGAGCTGACCGGGATCATGGCTGGGCTCGGTCTGCGCCACCACGCCGCGCAGCCGACCGGGGCAGGGCTCGGTCGCCGACCGGTCGAGCCGGAACCCGGCCCGGTGCCGCGACCTTCAGAGGAGCCCTCGTGA
- a CDS encoding LCP family protein, translating to MSEEEWSWDLPEETQAALPPPRPRRVPPSRGKRALQSGDDFRRAMVLTVAGTVLPGLGLIAAKRRVVGTVVLGLFGLTLLSLGVWALVDLKSLLSIAVRPTVLHTLTVLLVLAAVVWVGVVIGSHLALRPARPTAAQRVTGSVLVGFLAFAVAAPMAVAARYSYDQAGLVSTVFQSGKKSKSATRPTFAPPSNRKEDPWKGKPRVNVLLLGGDSGPDRTGTRTDTVILASIDTSTGDTTLFSLPRNTARMPFPADSPLHRYYPHGFTDGNGENAEFFLNAIYQNVPANVPPDVLGSTDNLGADALKLSVGTALGLKVDYYMLINLKGFKQMINALGGIRLNVNTYIPIGGSIDHGVLPSGYLKPGKNQLLDGEHALWYARSRWGSDDYARMDRQRCVINAMIQQANPANVLARYEAIAKAGKDIIRTDIPQEMLPMMVELSLRVKDGNVRSIVFRHGSQGFFSNRPDFALMRQRVKAAIGEAKKAPTPKPSSAPTQSASGRSAKPRKSATTPASEDVTDSCAWRPEIAATAQPPQTR from the coding sequence GTGTCCGAGGAGGAGTGGAGCTGGGATCTCCCAGAGGAGACTCAAGCCGCACTGCCGCCTCCGCGTCCGCGCCGGGTCCCGCCGTCGCGCGGCAAACGGGCCCTCCAGTCAGGTGACGACTTCCGCCGGGCCATGGTGCTGACCGTCGCCGGAACCGTACTTCCCGGGCTGGGCCTGATCGCCGCCAAGCGCCGGGTGGTCGGCACCGTGGTCCTGGGGCTGTTCGGTCTCACCCTGCTGAGCCTCGGGGTGTGGGCGCTGGTCGACCTGAAGAGCCTGCTGTCCATCGCCGTGAGGCCCACCGTCCTGCACACCCTGACCGTACTACTGGTGCTGGCCGCAGTCGTCTGGGTGGGCGTCGTGATCGGCAGCCACCTGGCGCTGCGGCCGGCTCGGCCCACCGCGGCCCAGCGGGTCACCGGTAGCGTCCTGGTCGGCTTCCTCGCCTTCGCCGTCGCGGCCCCGATGGCCGTCGCGGCCCGGTACAGCTATGACCAGGCCGGGCTGGTGTCGACCGTCTTCCAGAGCGGCAAGAAGTCCAAGAGCGCCACCCGCCCCACCTTCGCGCCACCCAGCAACCGCAAGGAGGACCCGTGGAAGGGCAAGCCGCGTGTGAACGTGCTGCTGCTCGGCGGGGACTCCGGCCCGGACCGGACCGGAACCCGCACCGACACCGTCATCCTGGCCAGCATCGACACCTCGACCGGCGATACAACCCTGTTCAGCCTGCCACGCAACACGGCGAGAATGCCGTTCCCGGCCGACTCACCGTTGCACCGCTACTACCCCCACGGCTTCACCGACGGCAACGGTGAGAACGCCGAGTTCTTCCTCAACGCGATCTACCAGAACGTGCCGGCGAACGTCCCGCCGGACGTCCTCGGCAGCACCGACAACCTGGGCGCCGACGCCCTCAAGCTCTCGGTGGGCACCGCGCTCGGCCTCAAGGTGGACTACTACATGTTGATCAACTTGAAGGGCTTCAAGCAGATGATCAACGCGCTCGGGGGCATCCGCCTCAACGTCAACACCTACATCCCGATCGGGGGCAGCATCGACCACGGCGTACTGCCGAGCGGATATCTCAAGCCAGGCAAGAACCAGCTCCTCGACGGCGAGCACGCCCTCTGGTACGCCCGCAGCCGCTGGGGTTCCGACGACTACGCCCGGATGGACCGGCAGCGCTGCGTGATCAACGCCATGATCCAGCAGGCGAACCCGGCGAACGTGCTGGCCCGCTATGAGGCGATCGCCAAGGCCGGCAAGGACATCATCCGCACCGACATCCCGCAGGAGATGCTGCCGATGATGGTCGAGCTCAGCCTCCGGGTGAAGGACGGCAATGTCCGCAGCATCGTGTTCCGGCACGGCAGTCAGGGGTTCTTCAGCAACAGACCCGACTTCGCGCTGATGCGTCAGCGGGTGAAGGCGGCCATCGGCGAGGCTAAGAAGGCCCCGACGCCGAAGCCGTCCAGCGCTCCGACGCAGTCGGCGTCAGGCAGGAGTGCGAAACCGCGCAAGTCGGCCACGACGCCGGCCAGCGAGGACGTGACCGACTCCTGCGCCTGGCGACCCGAGATCGCGGCCACCGCACAACCGCCACAAACCCGCTAG
- a CDS encoding tyrosine-type recombinase/integrase: MFTSKTGGPLNPNTDYRAWKALTKRAGVRDARLHDARHTAATILLVLGVPERTVMQVMGWSSTAMAARYQHVTDPIRREVASRVDSLLWAPADDK, from the coding sequence GTGTTCACGAGCAAGACGGGTGGGCCGCTCAACCCGAACACCGACTACCGCGCGTGGAAGGCATTGACGAAGAGGGCGGGAGTTCGTGACGCTCGGCTGCACGATGCCAGGCACACTGCTGCGACGATCCTTCTGGTCCTTGGTGTCCCCGAGCGGACAGTGATGCAGGTGATGGGTTGGTCCTCGACAGCCATGGCCGCGAGGTATCAGCACGTGACGGATCCGATACGACGTGAGGTTGCCAGCCGCGTAGACAGTCTGTTGTGGGCTCCCGCCGACGACAAATGA
- a CDS encoding FG-GAP repeat domain-containing protein, with protein MITTSVRAGFVTVALVLGGLAATPAQADDLPTDECPAGYRADFNGDGFADSVVADPYATVAGHTQAGRLVVLYGDADGRVGEGAREVLTQGADAIGGGPETGDRFGFALSVADIDCDGFTDVVVGTPYEDLGSTVDSGWVQIVWGAASGLGTGGVARGVSKRDFGAPIRANDQFGYAVDTQEDWTDGATGAPNAYVLAIGSPGSDVNGHDDAGWVGVETAVDGGSNRFSVTQDTPGVAGAAEAGDRFGAAVAVGQFRGATGTIDVAVGSPNEDVGSVTDAGSVTIVQDIYDEPTGAAYDQNSPGVPGVAEAGDRFGRSLADIRVASTSHLAVGVPGEDIGSARNAGSVQLFTATGVPLNTLSPRTGLTQNTAGVSGVAESGDLFGDRLAFAPPTTGDRVTRLVVGVPGEDAAAADSGLVQVFPITNLDDETTLRQDSSGVPGAVDAGDRFGASLAVVTGPTEKALLVGVPDDVDHPGGMVNVIPFSGGFERRAWVPGQGGVPAGGSRFGATLASAGR; from the coding sequence ATGATCACCACGTCCGTCCGCGCCGGATTCGTCACCGTGGCCCTGGTCCTCGGTGGCCTGGCTGCCACGCCTGCGCAGGCCGATGACCTGCCGACCGACGAGTGCCCCGCCGGGTACCGAGCTGACTTCAACGGCGACGGGTTCGCCGACAGCGTCGTCGCAGACCCGTACGCCACGGTCGCCGGTCACACCCAGGCTGGGCGGCTGGTGGTGCTGTACGGCGACGCGGACGGCCGGGTCGGCGAAGGCGCCCGGGAAGTGCTGACCCAGGGTGCGGACGCCATCGGCGGCGGGCCGGAGACCGGTGACCGGTTCGGCTTCGCGCTCTCCGTGGCCGACATCGACTGCGACGGCTTCACCGATGTCGTCGTCGGCACCCCGTACGAGGACCTCGGCAGCACCGTCGACTCAGGCTGGGTCCAGATCGTCTGGGGTGCGGCCAGCGGACTCGGGACCGGCGGGGTGGCGAGAGGCGTCAGCAAGAGGGACTTCGGGGCGCCCATCCGCGCCAATGACCAGTTCGGCTACGCAGTGGACACACAGGAGGACTGGACCGATGGGGCGACTGGTGCGCCGAACGCGTATGTGCTGGCGATCGGTTCACCGGGCAGTGATGTCAACGGCCACGACGATGCCGGCTGGGTCGGTGTTGAGACCGCGGTGGACGGCGGCAGCAACCGGTTCTCGGTGACCCAGGACACCCCGGGCGTTGCCGGCGCAGCGGAGGCTGGCGACCGCTTCGGCGCCGCCGTTGCTGTGGGGCAGTTCCGCGGTGCGACAGGGACCATCGACGTCGCTGTCGGCAGCCCCAACGAGGACGTCGGCTCGGTCACCGATGCGGGTTCGGTGACCATCGTCCAGGACATCTACGACGAACCGACTGGTGCGGCGTACGACCAGAACAGCCCGGGCGTACCGGGAGTTGCGGAAGCCGGTGACCGGTTCGGTCGCAGCCTCGCCGACATCCGGGTCGCCAGCACGAGCCACCTGGCCGTAGGAGTGCCCGGCGAGGACATCGGCTCGGCGAGGAACGCCGGCTCCGTCCAGCTGTTCACAGCGACCGGAGTCCCGCTGAACACTCTCAGCCCGCGCACCGGCCTCACCCAGAACACGGCCGGCGTGAGCGGGGTCGCCGAGTCGGGCGACCTGTTCGGTGACCGGCTCGCTTTCGCCCCGCCCACTACCGGTGACCGGGTCACCCGGCTGGTGGTCGGCGTTCCGGGTGAGGATGCGGCCGCCGCAGACAGTGGTCTGGTGCAGGTCTTCCCCATCACCAACCTGGACGACGAGACGACGTTGCGGCAGGACTCCTCCGGTGTGCCCGGCGCGGTCGACGCGGGAGACCGGTTCGGTGCCAGCCTGGCGGTCGTGACCGGCCCGACAGAGAAGGCCCTGCTCGTTGGAGTGCCGGACGACGTCGACCACCCGGGCGGCATGGTGAACGTCATCCCGTTTAGCGGCGGCTTCGAGCGGCGGGCGTGGGTGCCCGGGCAGGGAGGCGTGCCGGCGGGCGGCAGCCGGTTTGGGGCCACGCTGGCCAGCGCAGGTCGGTAA
- a CDS encoding glucose 1-dehydrogenase has product MTETRAGSRVVLITGAGSGIGRVTAREFAARGDQVIVTDIDEAGARETAEGQPLCTVRLLDVRDGKQIRDLVAWVVERYGRLDVLINNAMVCTDQDFGQLADATLTAELDVNLGGALRMIQAVLPTMQAQHSGVILNMSSVNGVQYFGNEVYSAAKAGLINLTQSIAVRHGPDGIRCNAVAPGTIATPHWDERAAADPQVFERLAKWYPLGRVGRPEDVSAALLFLASDAAAWITGVTLPVDGGLLAGNRVMTNEIIGGSD; this is encoded by the coding sequence GTGACCGAGACCAGGGCTGGCAGCAGGGTCGTTCTGATCACCGGGGCCGGGTCCGGCATCGGCCGGGTGACCGCGCGGGAGTTCGCCGCACGGGGTGATCAGGTCATCGTGACCGACATCGACGAGGCGGGGGCCCGCGAGACGGCGGAAGGGCAGCCCCTCTGCACGGTACGGCTGCTGGATGTGCGGGACGGGAAGCAGATCCGCGACCTGGTGGCGTGGGTGGTGGAGCGGTACGGCCGGCTGGACGTGTTGATCAACAATGCGATGGTCTGCACCGACCAGGACTTCGGCCAGTTGGCCGATGCGACGCTGACCGCGGAGCTTGACGTCAACCTCGGTGGCGCGCTGCGGATGATCCAGGCGGTGCTGCCCACGATGCAGGCCCAGCACAGTGGCGTGATCCTCAACATGTCGTCGGTCAACGGCGTGCAGTACTTCGGCAACGAGGTCTACTCGGCGGCGAAGGCGGGCTTGATCAACCTGACGCAGTCGATCGCCGTACGGCACGGTCCCGATGGGATCCGCTGCAACGCGGTCGCTCCCGGCACCATCGCGACCCCGCACTGGGACGAGCGGGCCGCGGCGGACCCGCAGGTGTTCGAACGGCTGGCCAAGTGGTACCCGCTCGGCAGGGTCGGTCGACCCGAGGACGTCAGCGCAGCGCTGCTGTTCCTGGCCTCCGACGCCGCCGCGTGGATCACCGGGGTGACGCTCCCCGTCGACGGAGGTCTGCTGGCCGGCAATCGGGTGATGACGAACGAGATCATCGGCGGCTCGGACTGA
- a CDS encoding D-isomer specific 2-hydroxyacid dehydrogenase family protein has translation MTTAIDRPRIMIGPNAAHVLPEAVERAGGVVVAPGEVADGLVWAGFEGEADIQAALSAPDLRWVQLPGAGVDGFVGKVDFHDGRVWTCAKGSFAEPVAEHALALTLAGLRDLPERVRARSWGAQKATMLYDLNVTVVGAGGIAQEFMRLIAPFRTRVTVVRNTDQPLPGADRTLTLAQLDEALPDADVVMLAAALTEQTRGMFAARQFELMKPTAWLINIARGPIVVTDDLVTALRTGAIAGAGIDVTDPEPLPDGHPLWELDNCLITPHTADTFEMIQPMLATRVEENVRLLREGAPLAGVVDPDKSY, from the coding sequence ATGACCACAGCGATCGACCGTCCGCGGATCATGATCGGCCCGAACGCCGCCCACGTGCTGCCTGAGGCGGTCGAGCGAGCCGGGGGTGTGGTGGTCGCCCCCGGCGAGGTCGCCGACGGGCTGGTCTGGGCCGGGTTCGAAGGCGAGGCGGACATCCAGGCCGCTTTGTCGGCGCCGGACCTACGCTGGGTGCAGCTCCCAGGGGCGGGGGTCGACGGTTTCGTCGGCAAGGTCGACTTCCACGATGGCCGCGTCTGGACCTGCGCCAAGGGCTCCTTCGCCGAGCCGGTGGCCGAGCACGCCCTGGCGTTGACCTTGGCCGGGCTGCGCGACCTGCCGGAGCGGGTCCGGGCCCGCTCCTGGGGGGCGCAGAAGGCCACCATGCTCTACGACCTGAACGTCACCGTGGTCGGTGCGGGCGGGATCGCGCAGGAGTTCATGCGGTTGATCGCTCCGTTCCGTACCCGGGTCACGGTGGTCCGCAACACGGACCAGCCGCTGCCCGGCGCCGACCGTACCCTCACACTGGCCCAGCTCGACGAGGCGTTGCCCGACGCCGATGTGGTGATGCTCGCCGCCGCGCTGACCGAACAGACCCGCGGCATGTTCGCCGCCAGGCAGTTCGAGCTGATGAAGCCCACCGCCTGGCTCATCAACATCGCTCGCGGCCCGATCGTCGTCACCGACGACCTGGTGACGGCGCTGCGCACCGGGGCTATCGCCGGCGCCGGGATCGACGTCACCGACCCCGAACCGCTGCCCGACGGGCATCCGCTGTGGGAGCTCGACAACTGCCTCATCACCCCGCACACGGCCGACACGTTCGAGATGATCCAGCCGATGCTGGCCACCCGGGTGGAGGAGAACGTCCGGCTGCTGCGAGAGGGCGCGCCACTCGCCGGTGTCGTCGACCCGGACAAGAGCTACTGA
- a CDS encoding alpha/beta hydrolase family protein, with the protein MAPDEPMAPAALRCLDGSTISTAEEWLARRRPELLELFAEYVYGHTPDLSLEAVARTHREDIVLGGRAVRREVDVVITGPAGERTVQLLLYLPTGAKCAVPVFVGLNFSGNHTVDPDPRIRPARAEQYPPGGQPTVDPATAGGRGSLAHRWPIDMIIDSGFGAATAFCGDVEPDHPEGAAHGVRGLLADFSQHRSGSDWGTLGVWAWALSRLLEVLSDQPGVDPDRILAVGHSRLGKAALWAAAQDERFALVVSNESGCGGASPSRRPFGESVHDITSRFPHWFCPRFAEFAGREDDLPVDQHLLLAAIAPRLVYVASAREDLWSDPEGERLSALAAAPVFDLFGADRPAGEPAIGYHLREGEHDILPEDWQHYLRFAADRLG; encoded by the coding sequence ATGGCGCCGGACGAGCCGATGGCACCGGCGGCCCTCCGCTGTCTGGACGGGTCCACGATCAGCACTGCCGAGGAGTGGCTGGCGCGACGCCGGCCGGAACTGCTGGAGCTGTTCGCCGAGTACGTCTATGGGCACACCCCCGACCTGTCGCTCGAGGCCGTTGCAAGGACCCATAGGGAGGACATCGTCCTCGGCGGTCGCGCGGTACGCCGTGAGGTCGATGTCGTGATCACCGGCCCGGCCGGAGAGCGGACCGTGCAACTGCTGCTCTATCTGCCCACCGGCGCCAAGTGCGCGGTCCCGGTGTTCGTCGGCCTCAACTTCTCCGGCAACCACACGGTCGACCCGGATCCCCGGATCCGGCCGGCGCGCGCTGAGCAGTACCCACCCGGCGGCCAGCCGACCGTCGACCCTGCGACCGCCGGCGGGCGTGGCTCGTTGGCCCACCGTTGGCCGATCGACATGATCATCGACAGCGGGTTCGGGGCGGCGACCGCGTTCTGCGGCGACGTCGAGCCGGACCATCCGGAGGGGGCGGCGCACGGCGTCCGGGGGCTGCTGGCCGACTTCTCGCAGCACCGCTCGGGCAGTGACTGGGGGACTCTGGGGGTGTGGGCCTGGGCTCTGTCCAGACTGCTGGAGGTGCTGAGCGACCAGCCCGGCGTGGATCCCGATCGGATCCTCGCGGTCGGGCACTCCCGGTTGGGCAAGGCTGCCCTCTGGGCTGCGGCCCAGGACGAGCGGTTCGCGCTGGTGGTCAGCAACGAGTCCGGCTGCGGCGGCGCCTCACCGTCTCGCCGACCGTTCGGGGAGTCCGTCCACGACATCACCAGCCGATTCCCGCACTGGTTCTGCCCGCGGTTCGCCGAGTTCGCCGGCCGTGAGGACGACCTGCCGGTGGATCAGCATCTGCTGCTGGCTGCGATCGCGCCAAGGCTGGTCTACGTGGCGAGCGCCAGGGAGGACCTCTGGTCGGACCCGGAGGGCGAGCGGCTCTCCGCTCTGGCCGCTGCCCCGGTCTTCGACCTGTTCGGCGCCGATCGTCCTGCTGGCGAGCCTGCCATCGGCTACCACCTGCGCGAGGGCGAACACGACATCCTTCCGGAGGACTGGCAGCACTACCTCCGCTTCGCAGCCGACCGGCTGGGCTAG
- a CDS encoding RidA family protein yields MRTVLQSDQAPKPGGSYSQAIAAGPFLFTAGMGPQDPETGKVVGETIEEQTAQVLANLQAILAADGLTFADVVKVTTHLQDVERDFAGYDAVYRTVLTEPYPVRTTVGSTLLGILVEIDVVAYRSGES; encoded by the coding sequence ATGCGCACCGTGCTCCAGTCCGACCAGGCGCCCAAGCCCGGCGGCAGCTATTCCCAGGCGATCGCCGCTGGTCCGTTCCTCTTCACTGCCGGGATGGGGCCGCAGGATCCGGAGACCGGCAAGGTCGTCGGCGAGACCATCGAGGAGCAGACGGCGCAGGTGCTGGCCAACCTCCAGGCGATCTTGGCGGCTGACGGTCTGACCTTCGCCGACGTCGTCAAGGTCACTACGCACCTGCAGGACGTCGAGCGGGACTTCGCCGGTTACGACGCCGTCTATCGCACGGTGCTCACCGAGCCCTACCCGGTCCGGACCACGGTCGGCTCGACGCTGCTGGGCATCCTGGTCGAGATCGACGTGGTGGCCTATCGCTCCGGCGAAAGCTGA
- a CDS encoding enolase C-terminal domain-like protein — translation MTHVSQIINATVTDVRFPTSLELDGSDAVNVDPDYSAAYLHLQTDEGPDGHALVFTGGRGNEVVAAAIESAVRLLPNEDLETMLGHLGYVSDRLVHDSQFRWIGPEKGASHMAAGAVVNALWDIKAKRAGLPLWELLARMAPEELVEAVDFSHLRDAITEDEALAIFTDGQQGKEERIAELKEHGFPAYTTSAGWLGYSDEKMQRLAREAVDEGFGLIKLKVGGSLEDDVRRMKLARETVGPDVPIAIDANQKWEVHEAADWINALAPFDVYWVEEPTSPDDVLGHARIRGEIAPIKVATGEAVQNRIIFKQLLQAEAIDIMQIDSTRVAGPNENLANMLLAKKFGIPVCPHAGGVGLCELVVHFSFVDYAIISTSQEGRVIEFVDHLHEHFVSPVSVVNGRYRAPTAPGNGAEMFPASVQQWAYPQGQGWLDLFESGAFQRP, via the coding sequence ATGACCCACGTGTCCCAGATCATCAACGCGACCGTGACCGACGTCAGGTTCCCGACCTCGTTGGAGTTGGACGGCTCCGACGCGGTCAACGTCGACCCCGACTACTCGGCCGCCTACCTTCATCTGCAGACCGATGAAGGACCGGATGGGCATGCCCTCGTCTTCACGGGCGGCCGGGGCAACGAGGTGGTCGCCGCCGCCATCGAGTCGGCGGTCCGGCTGTTGCCGAACGAAGACCTGGAGACCATGCTCGGCCACCTGGGCTACGTCTCGGACCGGCTGGTACACGACTCGCAGTTCCGCTGGATCGGCCCCGAGAAGGGTGCCTCGCACATGGCGGCGGGCGCCGTGGTCAACGCGCTCTGGGACATCAAGGCGAAGCGCGCCGGCCTGCCGCTGTGGGAGTTGTTGGCGCGGATGGCGCCGGAGGAACTGGTCGAGGCGGTTGACTTCTCCCACCTGCGGGACGCCATCACTGAGGACGAGGCCTTGGCGATCTTCACCGATGGCCAGCAGGGCAAGGAGGAGCGCATCGCCGAGCTGAAGGAGCACGGCTTCCCCGCGTACACCACCTCCGCCGGGTGGCTGGGCTACTCGGACGAGAAGATGCAGCGACTCGCACGGGAGGCCGTCGACGAAGGCTTCGGGCTGATCAAGCTCAAGGTGGGTGGTTCGCTTGAGGACGACGTGCGCCGGATGAAGCTCGCCCGCGAAACCGTCGGACCGGACGTGCCGATCGCGATCGACGCCAACCAGAAGTGGGAGGTGCACGAGGCGGCCGACTGGATCAACGCGCTCGCACCTTTCGACGTGTATTGGGTGGAGGAGCCGACCAGCCCGGACGATGTGCTGGGCCACGCCCGCATCCGCGGGGAGATCGCTCCGATCAAGGTGGCGACCGGCGAGGCGGTACAGAACCGGATCATCTTCAAGCAGCTGCTGCAGGCCGAGGCGATCGACATCATGCAGATCGACTCGACCCGGGTTGCCGGGCCGAACGAGAACCTCGCCAACATGCTGCTGGCCAAGAAGTTCGGCATCCCGGTCTGCCCGCACGCCGGTGGCGTCGGCCTGTGCGAGCTGGTGGTGCACTTCTCCTTCGTGGACTACGCGATCATCTCGACCAGCCAGGAGGGGCGGGTGATCGAGTTCGTCGACCACCTGCACGAGCACTTCGTGTCGCCGGTGAGTGTGGTCAACGGCCGCTACCGGGCGCCCACCGCCCCCGGCAACGGCGCCGAGATGTTCCCGGCCTCGGTGCAACAGTGGGCCTACCCGCAAGGGCAGGGGTGGCTCGACCTGTTCGAGTCCGGCGCCTTCCAGCGTCCCTGA